The following coding sequences lie in one Panicum virgatum strain AP13 chromosome 6N, P.virgatum_v5, whole genome shotgun sequence genomic window:
- the LOC120679259 gene encoding uncharacterized protein LOC120679259 has product MGTITCELESSYAATAGAGKVKLDGKFGVPPPEHGWFAFAGTGKGRRLGDGGRFLRRRTSGGGGGGGMQVFVRTLGGRSLALDVSPSDTVDVVKARVQARERVAAADQRLVFAGRELSDGRRTLAEYGVGKEANLFLHRRLRGGAGGSRRATTTAAGVLATVVAVGAALAYFPVPAAAAAAAGGGGMTLSLAFLLLAWALAMAGVNLITAGVLLIGRAGTVRCTVQSVEHSKVFSFVRRNLAMLGVAAASSAGTGVVVSAGNRALCFVSFVLFLVAMSLVTIGVASCAR; this is encoded by the coding sequence ATGGGCACCATCACGTGCGAGCTGGAATCGTCGTACGCCGCCACGGCCGGCGCCGGCAAGGTCAAGCTAGACGGCAAGTTCGGCGTCCCGCCGCCCGAGCATGGCTGGTTCGCCTTCGCCGGCACCGGCAAGGGCAGGcggctcggggacggcggccgGTTCCTTCGTCGTAgaaccagcggcggcggcggcggcggcggcatgcagGTCTTCGTGAGGACCCTGGGCGGGAGGAGCCTGGCCCTGGACGTGAGCCCGTCCGACACCGTCGACGTGGTGAAGGCCAGGGTCCAGGCGAGGGAgcgcgtcgcggcggcggaccAGCGCCTCGTCTTCGCCGGGAGGGAGCTCAGCGACGGCCGCCGCACCCTCGCCGAGTACGGCGTCGGGAAGGAGGCCAACCTgttcctccaccgccgcctccgcggcggcgccggcggctcgcGCCGGGCAACGAcgacggccgccggcgtcctcgCTACCGTGGTCGCGGTCGGCGCGGCGCTCGCCTACTTCCCGGTcccagctgctgcggcggcggcggcaggcggcggcggcatgaccCTGTccctcgccttcctcctcctcgcgtgGGCGCTCGCCATGGCCGGAGTGAACCTGATCACGGCCGGCGTCTTGCTGATCGGCAGAGCCGGGACTGTCCGGTGCACCGTGCAGTCCGTCGAGCACAGCAAGGTTTTCTCCTTTGTCCGTCGGAACCTCGCCATGCTTGGGGTTGCGGCTGCCTCGTCGGCGGGGACAGGAGTCGTCGTCAGCGCCGGTAACCGGGCACTCTGTTTCGTTAGCTTTGTTCTGTTCCTGGTCGCCATGTCTCTCGTTACCATCGGCGTAGCGAGCTGTGCTCGCTGA
- the LOC120677893 gene encoding putative cuticle collagen 91 gives MYWSRYAYRTQLGQIGYGSVPQPRRGGSAGQGGGGREGTEAASAAGTPGISTSVEGSRGSRWGRGCLLEPRRHGLADAPPDHLPEALPSPGPTADAGAPREVVGEGEDGEPRGDEQRAGEEVGDAPVTGSPWQMGFGGEKKNEQIGEAGRA, from the coding sequence ATGTACTGGTCCAGATACGCGTACCGGACACAGTTGGGCCAGATTGGATACGGCTCAGTGCCTCAGCCCCGCCGGGGTGGGAGCGccgggcagggcggcggcgggcgcgaggGTACTGAGGCGGCCTCCGCAGCGGGCACACCGGGGATCTCGACGAGCGTGGAGGGGTCGCGCGGCAGTCGGTGGGGGCGCGGCTGCCTCCTCGAGCCTCGTCGCCATGGACTCGCCGACGCCCCCCCGGACCACCTCCCAGAAGCTCTTCCTAGTCCTGGCCCCACCGCCGATGCCGGCGCCCCGCGGGAGGTCGTAGGGGAAGGCGAGGACGGCGAGCCCCGTGGTGACGAGCAGCGCGCAGGGGAGGAGGTAGGTGACGCGCCGGTGACAGGGAGCCCATGGCAGATGGGATTTGGGGGAGAGAAGAAGAACGAACAAATTGGGGAGGCCGGGAGGGCGTGA